From Micropterus dolomieu isolate WLL.071019.BEF.003 ecotype Adirondacks linkage group LG06, ASM2129224v1, whole genome shotgun sequence:
agtgtggtgatggtggtggtggtggtgatgacgGCGTCTGCTTTTCTTCGGGATCTCTGAGTGCTCGGTCAGCAGTCGGTGGTGAAGGGTCTCAGGCAGGAAGCCCTGTGAGAAGAATAAATATTATCAGACACATTAGAAAGTCtattatggaaaaaaaaaaaagttgtgggCGATGTGTTTTCACAGCATATCCCTTCTGATACTGTGGTAAACTGTACCACGATCATAAAGAGTCAAATTTACTAAACAGAGTAGAAAAATCCTTTTTAAAAGACAGCTGAAAGAGTAAAGTCACATTTATAAACATTGTAATACTATAATAGCTTGTGTACGTACAGAATTACGAATAGTTTCAGACCACTCGGGTGCTACAGCGTTATCAGGATTCTCCTCCAGATATTCCCTCAGGTCTTGCAGATTCGGACAAAAAGCAGCTCCAACCTACACAGCAAACACATTTGGACGTCTGTCTTTTAGcaagagaaaacacacagccaaTAAATCAAGCGTATGATACAAATTACTGTATGTCTCACCTTCTTTCCTGTCCTCATGTTAATGACTTTGACCTTCTCACTGCCTGTCAGGGCTTTATCtgccctcctccttctcttcctcttacTCCTGTTCACAAGAAGCTGAGGAAATGCAACAAATTATGTAATAAAGCAGAAACATATTCTAGACATTTGAAATGACACTTGATGAACAGCATATTGCATAACTAAGAAGTGTCACGAATGTACCTCCAGCATGTCTCCCTCCACCTCATAGTCTGGGTTCTCCTTCAACCAGGTGGGAGGGTCCCTGCGCCGAGGAGTACGCTCCAGTGGATCATGGAGTCCATCGGGGTCGGATAACTAAGAGAGacagacaattaaaaaaattggCAAATCTAAAGCAGTCCTTCCATCCAACGCTTCCTCCACTACAGGGGAAGGGGATGTAAACCAGATGTATGTACCTCTTGATCCTTACGCCTTTTGCGGCCGCTGCTCTCCCCCCCAGACCCATTGGGCATCAGGGCCTGCTTAGAGAAGGTCAGCTTCAGTCCCTCCTCCTGACAGGGTGACAGACAGAGGTGCCTCTAATTTAGCCATGAACAACACATCTACATAATTTCTGGTGTTGAATTTCAACAATGAAtgaaattattttgacagaCCTTTAAAAAAACCTCTCATATTGGTGAAAAGAATAGGTGAAAGAATTTTAGTCGCAAAAACAGGAGAATGTTTTCATCGTCCACTGCATTCTCACCTTGAGGAGCTTGACAGTGAACTCTCCATCATCTCCATCTGCCCCAGGGCCACCAGGCGTGCCGCTGGGTTTACGGATGACCCTTGTGTAGGCCATCTCTTCTCCCGCCAGCTCTGAGCTTGGGTTTAGCTGAGCCTCAGACACGTAGCGTCGCCCCGAGGGCCACTGACCAGTTAGCACCAGCGTACACAAACTATCCAGACGGTTGATCAACACACGGTCCTGAGACAACGAAGGAGCCCCATGTATGTATCAGTCATTCACAACAGGAAAATAAACACGAAGTTTGTTCCTCCAAGAGAAATGCtttacatttgatttacatttagTAAACTGTACATAAGTTACCTTGGGCCAATCAACTCTGAGAGGATCAGGAGGAGGAATGCCATCCTGAGATGGAGTCATGGAGAGTAAACTATTATCTTCATCCCCGTCACACAGCTTCATGCCTGCTAAAAAGGGAAAATAATTCAATTGGTTGTCTTCATTCTTGcagcattaaatatttttctctttaaagACCAACTTACCTCCTTCCACctcttcctcactctctccACTTTCATCACTGCTTCCTGATCGCTCAGAGGATGATGAACccgaatcagaatcagaatcagaatctgaccctccctctcccttcctttctcctcctgtttttccAACCCTCCCCCTGCTTCTCTTTAAGCTCCAGCCCTGCCCTCGTGCCTTGCCGTCATGGTGACTCAAGGGCGTACTCTGCAGGTTGGCGATGATTTCACCTCCAAGCAACCGGGCATTGTCTTCAGCCACCTCCTCCTTTACACCAGGCACCTCCTCCTCAGTCTTCGGCTGGCTGAGGGGCATGACGGGCATTGCctgaggtggaggtggagggggcGGGGCCTGCTGGTTCTGTATGAACTCATCCCGAGCCTGACTGAAGGTGAACTGTGGGTCTGAGAAGATGGACAGCTCAGTGCGGCTGACACCGTGCAGTGCAGCGCCCAGCATCAGCTGACGATCGTGTTCTCGTATATTCCACCACGCTGGCAGCTCAGAGGAGGGTGGAGCAAGAAGCAGACGCTCCTCCAGGGAGGGGTGGGGCAGTACTCGCTCACGGAGGCGACGCAGGAGGCTAATACGGTAAAGGGTACGGGAAGCACGCTCCTCAGTGATGGGGGCAACGGTCTGGGAAAGCTCTGATGCATCTGAGCAGGATGAGAGTAGAGACATTTACTGTTATGTGACTGTAAACTCAACAAGCTCTGCTTTTATCCAACTGCCAAAAAAGGATAACTGTAAATTAACATATCATGCTTGGATTTATCATAAATGGCCTGTACATAAAGACTGGAGTCACTAGATGTGGTTTAAATCACAGAAAGAGGTCAATATTGTGGCCCATTAATTACATAGTGTTGCACTGAACATGGTGAGCCCACACTTTAACTGCTGCAAGTAGCTAAGTTGAGTCTATTTTAACAGCATGTGTGGCAGAAGTTACCTTCACTGCGACCTGGGCGCAGGTGGCAAACTCTCCGGCACATGGCAACAAAAGAGCGGAAGTATCGACTGAGGCTCTCATCTGTTTTTTTATCCAGACGAGCGAAGGTACGGAAGCGGTTCCAGTCAAAATCAGGTTCTCCGACCTCGGGTAGACCTGCCTCCTTTTTTATCTTTTCCACACCAAAAGTAGATACCACACGGTAAAAGTCACATTCTTCCCTACGTGTCCACCTGGGAGGAAGACAGAAGGCAAGTGAAGGATGGTTTAAAaagtttgtatgtttgtatcCACTTAAAAATTACGTTTTACGTCTTCATTGACACTATGATGGCATGCTAAGTTACTTTACTTTCACTCCACTAATTGTAACAACCTTTACAAAAAGGTGCAAGCCCAAACATCTTAAAGTTAACCTGTggagcacacacgcacacacacacacacctttggtgtgggagacctgggtttccTTCCCACTGTGACATGACCTGTGTGTCCCAGAGCaacacacttaacccctagttgcaatacagcaattgtaagtccaTTTGgttaaaagcgtcagctaaatgactcaTGACTATGATCTACTGGGGACTGTAATACGGCAAGATATGCAGCAATGTGCCAACAAAGGCATGGAAGACAAAGACTGCTTGCTAGTTAACATGAATAAACATAGGTTTGAAATTTGAGAAAAAttggctttgcaaatgttttgagGAAGGACAAGCATTCATCATGTTTATGATGTTAGACCTCAAGAATACTAAATGCATTTTGGGAAGTGACACtcaatgtaaacataacttttgtttatttacaagaaaactccactgGGCACCTTTAAGTCCCATGGACAAATATAAGATGTGAACATTATGTATATAACAGAACAGGAAATAACCACAATTCATAGCCTGTATTAACAAATTAAAGCCAACATTACCATGACTGCTGCGCACTCCTACAAAAGTAAAAGAATTCATACAATAATTATGCTGTGGAAAACTTTTTACAATTATACTCTAAAATAGTCAGTATTCCTGAGCCTCTGGAGACAGAAAACAATGTAACACCAGTGTACCTCTGCTGGCGCTCCTGTCGTGCAATCTCCTTCAGCTTGCTGGCCTGTTCGCACCGCCTGCGCCTGCGGTCACCCTTAGCCTCTGCTTCGATTTTCAGCTGCTCCTGCCTGTAGCTGCGCTGGTAAGCTGTTATCAGACGCCGCAGCCGTGCTGTTAGTGATGAGCTGGAAGGCCAGTCACACGGACCGCTGTGACTGGAAAGGCTTTCTGCGATCACTGGCCCCACCTTGTCTTCCACAGAAATCTCATCGTCCACGTTCATGGAGTCAGGCTGGAGGACAAGGTCAAATAGAGactcattaaaatgtttaatcactATTGATCATTTCCAAAATATTCTACCAAATCAACTACTGCAGACAGAACCACTTCAATGTCATCATGGCTCAGATTTGTACCTCCTCAAAAAGATCTTTGGCGTGTCTTGACGCAGGCTTGAACTCTGGGTCCTCTGAATATTTATCATAGTCAGCACTGtacaacacaaacaataaagCAACATTAAGCAGGAAAAGGGTGAGACATGTCCAGTCTAGGGGCAACCCTTTCCAATACATAAGGCCGACCATTTAGTTATTATTGACGGGgaactttaaaacattttctcatttatgTCAGTTTCAATGTCTGCTATAAATCTATAGGCAAATAAGGTTTAATTGGCCCTGGTCACTTACTCGTCTCCCATCTCGGCATCACCAGTGTGCTGCTCGGCATCAATGGCCTTGTCATCAGGCCGACCAGCTCTCTCCAGGAAACAGAGGCAGGGATCGGCACGCATAGTGGTGTACATCTCATAACCTGATGAAATTGTCAAGGTTGTTaaatgacagaaataaaaaaaaaaaaaaaatgcttggcTGAGAAAATGTAGAAAGCAAATGTGACAAGTTCCAGATCTGAGGCATGTGGAGCAGTTTTACACATGTTACAATTATGGTTGTTACTTATTATGGACCATCACTGAGCAAGATGCAATTTTGTatttaatgcataataaatctTCCCCCTATTCTTATAAATGTTATGAGCATATACAGAGAGAACACCTACCATGTTTGAATACACCCGCAAGCAGTGAGCGATCTGCCTCACCATCCCACCATCCTGCAGGTACCTCCTGCTGCTCCATCTCAGGCATCCAGATATCAACATCCCTGGTGAATAAAAAGAGAATGCATACTGAGTTCAGGTGTATGACTGTGAACCTCAGTAactgagcctgtgtgtgtgtgtatgtgtgtctttggcTTAATGTACAAAGTCAGTATTAGATACCTGATGTCAGCCCCCTTCAGGACAGAGTCTGCATGTTCACCAATCACCTCCTGTTTCAGGTAGTAGAGCATGCGCACCCTCAGCAGCACCCTGAGAGAGGGGAGAGGTTTTAGGTGTTTGAACATGGGTAACAATACTTTCACGTGAACACACGCAGCAAAATACACTTAATTGGGCTTTACTCACTTGTTGCACTGGTGCTTGAGGTGTTTGCGGTAGCTGTCATCCAGAAGCAGGGTGTCAGGGTTGTACTTGCGGATCCACTCCACCTTCTGAACATCAAATGTGCTCTGGGCCTTTACCCTCTTACCCTTCCTGCCCCTTGGAACAGGGATAGACAAGCCTAAGCAGGGGAAAACACagttaataaacatttcaataatagatattttaacaacataaaacaagGAAACGTCTTCACTTATCCACTTTTTCAGTCTGTGAGATGTGAGTAAATCTGTGTGTAGCTCTTACCAGAGTGGTTGAGAAGTGTTTGTGGTTCACGCCCGTTCTCTGGCGGCGTGATGAGCTCCCAGATGAAACTCTTGATATTCTCATCTCCACGGTAGTGGAGCAGACAAAAAACCAGGATGACACGGCAGATAGTCTCCACGTCGCGTTCACTCAGACGACGCTTACATCTGGCATGGGATAAGATGTCCCGCCAGCGACCCCAactggagaagaagaaaagaggtaATATTGTGAGAACAAGGCACAAGAGTATACAAGAGTATAACTTGACAAAGTGAAAGTTTTATCTAGCATATAAAACCATAAGCAAAGTCTATGTACCCATAGACAAGCAGATGTTTCTCCACCCTGAAGCAGTCAGTGCGACCATAGCCCCCTCCACTGTGGCGGTCGGAGCGTCGAGAGGCACGGGACTGTCTGGAATTGGCAGGTGGATACTCATCATCGCTATCCATGTCAGAAAGTTCTCCACCTTCGCCTCGTAAACTGGAGTACTGCCGAGTCTGTTTGCGGACTCTGGGAGTGTCGATTACGAGGGTGTTCTGTAGGGGAAGAAGTAACCTTTACTCAATTACATGTTACGCCAAACAATATAAAAGCATTTAATATACAAGGCCACATACAAGAATACAACTATATAATATAGTAGTGAAATGCTGTGACAAATAGCACCAAAAGGCATAGGAGGAGCTTGCACTTACCTTTCGGTTTAGGGTGTCCATGTCTATGTCGGCTTTCTTGGCCCATTTCTGCCAAAATTCGGGGTCATCAAGTGCAATGTCATTGCGGTTCTCAGAGGCCACAAAGCTGGCCTTGGAGAACGTGGAGCCTTTGCCCTCGCTCTCTATGGTGATGGTAGTGGCTCTTCTCTGGAGGATCTGATCAATGTCCTCCTCGCAGAAGCGACTGCCTTCATCACTCTCATCCATGATAGCAGCATAGGCTCCCTTCCTCAGCAGGTCCTCAATCTCCTTCTTGGAGAACTGCTGGATCTGGTAAAGGCGACGCAGAAAGAAATTGAAGTGAAGACAACtcatttttcaaaagaaaacaagacataATAGAGCTGAATAACCTACAAATGATCTGGCCAAGTTTGTTAATGACAGGTATTTCTCCTCACCCCATTGACATTGCTGTCTTTGTTACCACTCATACTCTGCAGGACGGCCCGGTCCAGGCCAAGCTTCAGACTTGCTTTATCCAACATCTCCCTCTCATAGGAGTTCCTAGTGATCAGACGGTAGACCTTGACCGCCTTAGACTGGCCAATACGATGACATCGCGCTTGTGCCTAGAGAGAAGAATAAAAGAACGGTCAAAATAGCATCATATGCAGCAGCTGATAACAATGAGAATGGTTAGTAACATTATGAACAtaaaccacaaaaacacacacatgtaaaacagtctgtgaacaaagaaataaatctAAAGATAGATTGTGGTTCTTGCTGTCCCACTGAACTAACTTTATACCAGTACAGTACAGCAAAATCTTGTACCTGAAGGTCATTTTGAGGGTTCCAGTCAgagtcaaaaataacacatgtgTCAGCAGCAGTGAGGTTAATACCCAGGCCGCCAGCACGGGTACACAGCAGGAAGACAAAGCGATCGGAGTCAGGCTTGCTGAAGCGATCGATGGCAGCCTGTCGCAAGTTCCCTCGCACTCTGCCATCAATTCGCTCATAAAGgtatctataaaaaaaataagttaacATACCCTAACATTAACACATCACAAAATTCCTCAAAATACTTTGAACAGTTTTGAAAATCATCACATGCATTTAAATACACAGTGACCCTCTTACCTCTTGTTGATGAGGTAGTCCTCCAGAATATCTAAGCAGCGCACCATCTGGGAGAAGATGAGCACTTTGTGGCCACCAGCCTTGAGGCGGGGCAGCAGCTTGTCCAGTAGCACCAGCTTGCCAGCAGACCGAATCAGGGCCTGCAAATGGAAGTCGGGAGCCAGGGGGTCATATACCTCCCGTAACTCCGCTACGATCTTCTCCTCCGCGCCTGGACAAGAGAGAGATAAAATTATACTATGCTATCCAATTATGATAGCTTTTCACAAGTGGAGTATTTGCTAATCAAATCCTTCATCATCAATTTGGGTAAGTCACGAGTTGTCACGCTGaatgttaacaaaaacaaaagaccaATGCATTACATTTGAATTACCCTGAATAATCCATCACTTTGCAACAACTTTAGCCTTtgttttcccacagaatgagtGATAGCCGTTCTACGTATGGTATATTGGTATGTTATTATGGTTTTggtatattatattatgaagTGACCTATAAAGCTGATCTCTCAGCACTGTCTAAACCTGCAGCAAGTGCAGCTTAGACTGCATATCGTGTGTAGGCAGCTTCAGGGAAACATTCCACCTCTGATTTAACAAAATGGCACCAGATGAATACACACTTAAATGACTAGTGGTACAATGACTAGTGTTTATCAACCACAATGTTAataattgaataataataattggaCAAATGATTATACAGTCAATAAGACATAATTCAGGTCCAGTTATTATTGGAAAGTGATATACAGCTGTATGTTTTTGAGCctgaataaaacaaatatacagcTGGCAGCTGTTAATCAATCAAAATCAGCGAAGAGGATTAATTTAAACTCATCAACCCTGTATGCAGAAAAGTTAATAGTGTGATGCAATACCATTGATGAGGTAGGGGTGGTTGCAGCACTTGCGTAGCTCCATCATCGTGTTGAGCAGGTTGGGGACATTGCTGTTACTGTTTGCCCCTAAACTGAGGAAACTGAAGTTCCTCTCTAGGATGGCCCGATAGTACTTCTTCTGGACATCCGTCAACTCAACCTGAGAGAAAACGCAGTCAGTGAATGAAATTGTTGCATTATTTGTGTCATTCAGATCATTTAACACAGCACAGATTTTTAACTAATGTGTTCTATTAACCTCAATGATGGTCTCCTGTTTAGGTGCCAAGTTCTTCTCAACATCCTCTTTGAGCCTTCGTAACATCATGGGTTTCAAGATGGCCTGCAGCTTCTGAACCTGTGGAcccaaaattaaaatatatgaatTTGCTCAGTGATGTCTATACAATACCAGTAAGACAAAGAACATTGATAGATGTGTGTTGCCAACATAAGTGTACATTTCACACCTGTTCCTCTGTTTTGAGGTctccaaagtctctgaggaattcAGTCTCTGAAGGGAACTGAGCAGGCTCGAGGAAATGAAGCAGACTGAAGAGTTCCTCCACAGTGTTCTGGAGAGGAGTGCCGGTCAACAACACCTTGTGTTCCTGGGAGAAACCACAGAACACAAATAGAACATAGGTAGAGAAGGACGGAGGGAGGAGAGGCAGTGGAGGAAGAACGCAGAGTTAGGGGTCAGTATGCTTGTAGTGAGTGCATTTAGgaaaagtaacattttaatcaaattCAAACTGCACATTTAAGACTCTTGGCACGTTTGACCATTGGTTTTGTTTGAAATCCACGTCCAGCTGTCGTCAACTtaccacatccagcatcttcaagCTGTCCAACAGCTTGCAGTTGCGATTCTTCAGGCGGTGAGCCTCATCAATGATCACACAACGCCAGGAGATTTCCCTCAGCTCTGGGCAGTCAGATAACACCATCTCAAAGGTTGTGATGAGGGCGTCAAACTTGTATGCACCTGGGATCAAATGCTCCTGTTGGCAGAATGACAATTTTCATTAGACACATTTAACATCAGTGAAGTTGATCAACAACAGTCTGAATCAATAACTCCACCTTGTCATCCTTGCAGTACATCTCATACTGCTGGATCATCTGTCGGCTGGCCAGGCTGCCGTGGTAGACGATGGCGTTCATGTGGGTCCATGTGGAAAACTCTCTTTCCCAGTTTGTGATGGTGGAGAGAGGCGCAATGACCAGGAAAGGGCCTTGGATGCCAGCAGCGTAAATCTCAGAGAGAAGTGCAATAGACTGGATGGTCTTTCCCAGACCCATCTCATCTGCCAGAATACAGTTCTGCCTGAGAGACAAGAAACAGGGAGTAATTAGTGAAGCCTCGGGGGAAATTAACAAGCATCATTTCAAATGGACTAACTTTCCAGAATATTAAGGACACAATGCCTACGTCATGTTGGCCCTTCATTTTATGCTCTACTACAATCCTAATTCTCAAGTTACTATTTTAACTACAGCACCTTATCCAGTAAAATGAATCCAGTGCGACTGCGACTTCAAAATGCACTTTGTTTACATGTGACCATGGAGTGTAGTATGTGCCTGCACGTGATAAATACCTGTTGTACCAGTTGAAGAGCAGCCAGTTGACTCCTTCAAGCTGGTACTCTCTGAGTGTGTTGCCGTTTGTGTACTCTCTCGACTCCTCCAACTTCTTCCATGAACTGGCAGACGGCCGTGGCTGAggggaaagaagaaaagaattGATGAAATAAAGAGAAGGCAGGATAACGCGATAAAGACCTCTATGCTTGTCATATTACGCAGCTTTCTAACATATGTAACCAAGTTATTGTTTATCCATCTTTCCTAAGCtgaaaagaaggaaggaagaaataGAATTTTCTTCCACGTCTCCAGGTTGTGCCACTGGACGGATCTCGAGTATCTCAGGTTCAAATCAATGAATGGCAGTCTGTTGCATCTCCAGTGTTTGAATCCGTATGTGTCAACGGGGGCAGtgtggtcattttgtcattttaagtaATGTATTGTCTCTGTCTAACTGTCCATCTTGTGATAgaattttttaaacattattttgttgtcattttgttttggatGGACAGTTCACAAAAACAATGATGGGTCAAATCACGACAGAAGGGGATGACAGAGCTACAGGGGACTTTCAGTAGAAATACAAGTATGTACT
This genomic window contains:
- the chd8 gene encoding chromodomain-helicase-DNA-binding protein 8 isoform X3, with the translated sequence MADPIMDLFEDTPLFNLDALPDDSFSQGSSDPVEEALKLALGQVDPPAESELTVNAGLTVPVAGPAIPDPDPIQVPTQQPAPVATAQTVSIAVAPAPALVDTVPQIQAQTTMAISSNTSGVTSSTVLLSSPLTVSSSPATTTTATTQQLTQITHQLTPQQLAAITQQAGGKIVILKGPQGQAQVLQTVSGATGQTSGKVIRVLSGTPLKPGMSILQGGTVLNQASPGQAQVKVGSSGVQRLLQSPNGPVKQMLLTSMPQQVQQTQGQTIQVQIPAQAQMAQGQTQVQVQPQAQAAQIQVQAQGQVQLQPAMQAQTQGGEAKRITLVLQQPPQAGSTVSAGQAVTAQQQVTQVQQVQTTQGGQQTQAPARLVLGQLPGGKLVIQGSQLAALTQARTAGQAGGQPKVLTIQLQVQQQPNQQGGVKYQLVSGAGNTGSPQVLQISQGQGGQRVAVPLKMLLQPQTSAASSAGGTVSVVKVINTSAAGPSTTTTTPSQAIRITKAPGEPASVRRVEILCKQEKANRIVAEAIARAKARGEKNLPRVLNQDELPSTQTSPETVGTVTVVSAAKKKTSGGGSKKKSPVAGGTMPKITGGADKKSKAKTPGGTTGVTGGTVIPGAGNKSKSKTKTNTITLVGAKKRKRNVSSDHSDGELSPASPAALEDDLIMKRRSNRVVKRKKYTEDLDIKITDDEDEQEDVDVTTTAAAVASISGGTAAQLKQEMELDVDGQPSMQFFVENPSEEDAAIVDKVLSMRVMKKEVSPGQYINVEEFFVKYKNYSYLHCEWATMEQLERDKRIHQKIKRFKTKHAQMRHIFQEDEESFNPDYVEVDRILDVSHSVDKDNGEPVIYYLVKWCSLPYEDATWELKEDVDEGKVEEFSKIQNRQPRLKRTPRPSASSWKKLEESREYTNGNTLREYQLEGVNWLLFNWYNRQNCILADEMGLGKTIQSIALLSEIYAAGIQGPFLVIAPLSTITNWEREFSTWTHMNAIVYHGSLASRQMIQQYEMYCKDDKEHLIPGAYKFDALITTFEMVLSDCPELREISWRCVIIDEAHRLKNRNCKLLDSLKMLDVEHKVLLTGTPLQNTVEELFSLLHFLEPAQFPSETEFLRDFGDLKTEEQVQKLQAILKPMMLRRLKEDVEKNLAPKQETIIEVELTDVQKKYYRAILERNFSFLSLGANSNSNVPNLLNTMMELRKCCNHPYLINGAEEKIVAELREVYDPLAPDFHLQALIRSAGKLVLLDKLLPRLKAGGHKVLIFSQMVRCLDILEDYLINKRYLYERIDGRVRGNLRQAAIDRFSKPDSDRFVFLLCTRAGGLGINLTAADTCVIFDSDWNPQNDLQAQARCHRIGQSKAVKVYRLITRNSYEREMLDKASLKLGLDRAVLQSMSGNKDSNVNGIQQFSKKEIEDLLRKGAYAAIMDESDEGSRFCEEDIDQILQRRATTITIESEGKGSTFSKASFVASENRNDIALDDPEFWQKWAKKADIDMDTLNRKNTLVIDTPRVRKQTRQYSSLRGEGGELSDMDSDDEYPPANSRQSRASRRSDRHSGGGYGRTDCFRVEKHLLVYGWGRWRDILSHARCKRRLSERDVETICRVILVFCLLHYRGDENIKSFIWELITPPENGREPQTLLNHSGLSIPVPRGRKGKRVKAQSTFDVQKVEWIRKYNPDTLLLDDSYRKHLKHQCNKVLLRVRMLYYLKQEVIGEHADSVLKGADIRDVDIWMPEMEQQEVPAGWWDGEADRSLLAGVFKHGYEMYTTMRADPCLCFLERAGRPDDKAIDAEQHTGDAEMGDDADYDKYSEDPEFKPASRHAKDLFEEPDSMNVDDEISVEDKVGPVIAESLSSHSGPCDWPSSSSLTARLRRLITAYQRSYRQEQLKIEAEAKGDRRRRRCEQASKLKEIARQERQQRWTRREECDFYRVVSTFGVEKIKKEAGLPEVGEPDFDWNRFRTFARLDKKTDESLSRYFRSFVAMCRRVCHLRPGRSEDASELSQTVAPITEERASRTLYRISLLRRLRERVLPHPSLEERLLLAPPSSELPAWWNIREHDRQLMLGAALHGVSRTELSIFSDPQFTFSQARDEFIQNQQAPPPPPPPQAMPVMPLSQPKTEEEVPGVKEEVAEDNARLLGGEIIANLQSTPLSHHDGKARGQGWSLKRSRGRVGKTGGERKGEGGSDSDSDSDSGSSSSERSGSSDESGESEEEVEGGMKLCDGDEDNSLLSMTPSQDGIPPPDPLRVDWPKDRVLINRLDSLCTLVLTGQWPSGRRYVSEAQLNPSSELAGEEMAYTRVIRKPSGTPGGPGADGDDGEFTVKLLKEEGLKLTFSKQALMPNGSGGESSGRKRRKDQELSDPDGLHDPLERTPRRRDPPTWLKENPDYEVEGDMLELLVNRSKRKRRRRADKALTGSEKVKVINMRTGKKVGAAFCPNLQDLREYLEENPDNAVAPEWSETIRNSGFLPETLHHRLLTEHSEIPKKSRRRHHHHHHHHHTAEASHEDPNLDGVEEETLVSDGAYMMDEEDLETSHHFLTSPDFDVKMEGGDSLSQGDYDSSDQEALLDDVIIAQKDSDSSSSSED
- the chd8 gene encoding chromodomain-helicase-DNA-binding protein 8 isoform X2 → MADPIMDLFEDTPLFNLDALPDDSFSQGSSDPVEEALKLALGQVDPPAESELTVNAGLTVPVAGPAIPDPDPIQVPTQQPAPVATAQTVSIAVAPAPALVDTVPQIQAQTTMAISSNTSGVTSSTVLLSSPLTVSSSPATTTTATTQQLTQITHQLTPQQLAAITQQAGGKIVILKGPQGQAQVLQTVSGATGQTSGKVIRVLSGTPLKPGMSILQGGTVLNQASPGQAQVKVGSSGVQRLLQSPNGPVKQMLLTSMPQQVQQTQGQTIQVQIPAQAQMAQGQTQVQVQPQAQAAQIQVQAQGQVQLQPAMQAQTQGGEAKRITLVLQQPPQAGSTVSAGQAVTAQQQVTQVQQVQTTQGGQQTQAPARLVLGQLPGGKLVIQGSQLAALTQARTAGQAGGQPKVLTIQLQVQQQPNQQGGVKYQLVSGAGNTGSPQVLQISQGQGGQRVAVPLKMLLQPQTSAASSAGGTVSVVKVINTSAAGPSTTTTTPSQAIRITKAPGEPASVRRVEILCKQEKANRIVAEAIARAKARGEKNLPRVLNQDELPSTQTSPETVGTVTVVSAAKKKTSGGGSKKKSPVAGGTMPKITGGADKKSKAKTPGGTTGVTGGTVIPGAGNKSKSKTKTNTITLVGAKKRKRNVSSDHSDGELSPASPAALEDDLIMRRSNRVVKRKKYTEDLDIKITDDEDEQEDVDVTTTAAAVASISGGTAAQLKQEMELDVDGQPSMQFFVENPSEEDAAIVDKVLSMRVMKKEVSPGQYINVEEFFVKYKNYSYLHCEWATMEQLERDKRIHQKIKRFKTKHAQMRHIFQEDEESFNPDYVEVDRILDVSHSVDKDNGEPVIYYLVKWCSLPYEDATWELKEDVDEGKVEEFSKIQNRQPRLKRTPRPSASSWKKLEESREYTNGNTLREYQLEGVNWLLFNWYNRQNCILADEMGLGKTIQSIALLSEIYAAGIQGPFLVIAPLSTITNWEREFSTWTHMNAIVYHGSLASRQMIQQYEMYCKDDKEHLIPGAYKFDALITTFEMVLSDCPELREISWRCVIIDEAHRLKNRNCKLLDSLKMLDVEHKVLLTGTPLQNTVEELFSLLHFLEPAQFPSETEFLRDFGDLKTEEQVQKLQAILKPMMLRRLKEDVEKNLAPKQETIIEVELTDVQKKYYRAILERNFSFLSLGANSNSNVPNLLNTMMELRKCCNHPYLINGAEEKIVAELREVYDPLAPDFHLQALIRSAGKLVLLDKLLPRLKAGGHKVLIFSQMVRCLDILEDYLINKRYLYERIDGRVRGNLRQAAIDRFSKPDSDRFVFLLCTRAGGLGINLTAADTCVIFDSDWNPQNDLQAQARCHRIGQSKAVKVYRLITRNSYEREMLDKASLKLGLDRAVLQSMSGNKDSNVNGIQQFSKKEIEDLLRKGAYAAIMDESDEGSRFCEEDIDQILQRRATTITIESEGKGSTFSKASFVASENRNDIALDDPEFWQKWAKKADIDMDTLNRKNTLVIDTPRVRKQTRQYSSLRGEGGELSDMDSDDEYPPANSRQSRASRRSDRHSGGGYGRTDCFRVEKHLLVYGWGRWRDILSHARCKRRLSERDVETICRVILVFCLLHYRGDENIKSFIWELITPPENGREPQTLLNHSGLSIPVPRGRKGKRVKAQSTFDVQKVEWIRKYNPDTLLLDDSYRKHLKHQCNKVLLRVRMLYYLKQEVIGEHADSVLKGADIRDVDIWMPEMEQQEVPAGWWDGEADRSLLAGVFKHGYEMYTTMRADPCLCFLERAGRPDDKAIDAEQHTGDAEMGDDADYDKYSEDPEFKPASRHAKDLFEEPDSMNVDDEISVEDKVGPVIAESLSSHSGPCDWPSSSSLTARLRRLITAYQRSYRQEQLKIEAEAKGDRRRRRCEQASKLKEIARQERQQRWTRREECDFYRVVSTFGVEKIKKEAGLPEVGEPDFDWNRFRTFARLDKKTDESLSRYFRSFVAMCRRVCHLRPGRSEDASELSQTVAPITEERASRTLYRISLLRRLRERVLPHPSLEERLLLAPPSSELPAWWNIREHDRQLMLGAALHGVSRTELSIFSDPQFTFSQARDEFIQNQQAPPPPPPPQAMPVMPLSQPKTEEEVPGVKEEVAEDNARLLGGEIIANLQSTPLSHHDGKARGQGWSLKRSRGRVGKTGGERKGEGGSDSDSDSDSGSSSSERSGSSDESGESEEEVEGAGMKLCDGDEDNSLLSMTPSQDGIPPPDPLRVDWPKDRVLINRLDSLCTLVLTGQWPSGRRYVSEAQLNPSSELAGEEMAYTRVIRKPSGTPGGPGADGDDGEFTVKLLKEEGLKLTFSKQALMPNGSGGESSGRKRRKDQELSDPDGLHDPLERTPRRRDPPTWLKENPDYEVEGDMLELLVNRSKRKRRRRADKALTGSEKVKVINMRTGKKVGAAFCPNLQDLREYLEENPDNAVAPEWSETIRNSGFLPETLHHRLLTEHSEIPKKSRRRHHHHHHHHHTAEASHEDPNLDGVEEETLVSDGAYMMDEEDLETSHHFLTSPDFDVKMEGGDSLSQGDYDSSDQEALLDDVIIAQKDSDSSSSSED